GGGCTGGATGCCAAGCCACAGAGATTAAGTACATCAAAACAAGATAGACCTGATCTGATTGGGTTAATTTcaccaagaaaataaatcttttaactTCTCTAGAGGTCGATTGAGTAGCAGTTGGATATAGAACAACAGGCTTTTAAGATTAAGCTCATTTCACCCACATAGGATTAGTTAATTTCTCCTGGTCATATTAATAAAAGTATAGAAGATAGAATGAGGGAGATATTAGTCTCATTCCATACTACTCTTAGGCAGAGTCTCTCAACCTTGacactactgacatttggggccagataatccTTTGGTGGAGGGTAGAGGGAGCTGTCCTGTGCCCCATAGGATGTTGAGTGGTTGGAGGCAGGAGTGAGGAGTCCAGCAAGGAAGGGGTCAGTGCAGACCTGTCCTAAGTCTGCTCATGAGCCCCTGGGAAAAGACTCCAGTGGCTGCCAGGCTGCAGAATCCCAAAGAGGTACCAACCCAGACTTGACAGGGAGGAAACATGAGTGAGGAGGGAAGACTCAGGGAAAAGAGACCAGACGGTTTGAGAAGGTCCTGGattataataacaaaaccaaagataatCATAATAGCAGCTATATTCTTTGAGCCCTTATTCCTGGCACGGGGCTGATTCATGCCCATTTCTGGTGGCCAGAAACCAAGGTTAAGGGAAGTTAAGTGAGTTCTCTGAGGTCACAGCTGGGTGTCAATTTCAACCCAGGTGTGATGGACTCAGGAGCCTGAGACCTTAACCAATCAGCAGACTCCAGGGCTGGCTGTCCCAGCCACAGTGGACAAACAGATGAGAGCTGCCCGTTCCTTTCGAAGCTGTGAAAACAATCAGTATCCCCACCTCCCACAGTCAAGGACATACCGATCTGGCCATCCTCGGGGACACTTCAGGGGAAGGTGTGATGTAACAGAGCCAGCAGGCAGAGGTGAGGgtagaaacttgcccaaggtcccccAGCCAgactcctgcccctcctcctgggacTATAGGCTCTGCCCTCACCTTTCTGCATTGGATAAATCCAAacctcagtttgcccatctgcTAAATGGGAGAAGGTGACTTTCACTTTCCTCCCCTACttctgaagatattttaaagGAGGACGAGATGGGAGAGGAAGTTCCTTGTGCCCCATCACCCAGAACTAGACTCAAATGCCATTTTGAGCACCAGAAAATAAAGACGACCATCACCTAGTAAGTGCCCACAAGTCACTGCGCACTATCCTTATAACTTCACACCAGTTGGGTTTAAATCCTCATAACAAATGTAAGAGTTGGACACTACTATCAGTTaaagaaaccgaggcacagagaggttaagtaactcatccaaggtcacacagctaatcgATGACAGAAGTTGAATTAAAACTTGGGCCTGTCAGGAAAGTCACTCACTTGCTGTATGAAAACTGACACACGTTGGGATGCTGTAGTCACCGGCCCAAACAGATGCCCCTGATGGCTGTACACTGACAGCTGCCAGCCTTCCCCCAGGACCCTCCAGCAGCTGCCTGGTCAGAATGTCCCCATCACACAGCCAGGCTTCCTGCATCTGCTGCATTCTCTTGGGTGAATTCCCTGCCCTCCTAGGTTCTTGGGTTCCCACCCACATGATAGGATACAAAGGCACACACGCAtccacacatgtatatatatatatatatatatatttcaagattttgtttatttagttgagagagagtgtgcgtgcaCAAGttggtggcagaggcagagggatagagagaagcagattcccagctgaacagtgagcccaatgcaggaatcgatcccagaaccccgggatcatgacctgagctaaagtcatccctacatatttcttctttttttttttaattttaagttattttaaattattttcttaattatttagttatttgtcagagagagagagagcacaagcaggggggagcagcaggcagagggagaggcaagtggagggagagcaggcttcccgctgagcaaggagcccaatgcgggactcaaccaggacccagggaccatgacctgaactgaaggcagatgcttaaccaactgagccagccaggcaccctacatatttcatatatatttaaaaatgaagctatACCCAGGCAGGAAATGTGTATCCACTGCTGACTGGATAATAAGCACACGGCCCATCtctatgatggaatattattcagccatgaaaaagaatgaaagcacaTCCTTTATCTGGAAAACACGAtgcgggggcacctggatgactcagtgggttaaaacctctgccttcagctcaggtcatggtctcagggtcctgggatcgagccccgtgtggggctcgagagcccgcttcctccctctccctctgcctgcttctctgactacttgtgatctctgtcaaataaataaatgaaaaatcttaaaaaaaaaaaaaagaaaagaaaagaatacccagtgcagagggaaagaagccagacacaaaaggccacacgCCCTATGATTCCAttgatatgaaatgtccagaacaggagaatccacagagacagaaagcagaccgGTGATTgctgggggctgcagggagggcagaagggaagcAACTGGGAAcaggtttggggtttttctttggggtgataaaatgttctaaaactgatgcTCCATAAATGGGTGAagtatatggtatgtgaattgtaGCTCAAAAGAGTTGTTGTTTTCAAAAAAGGATGCACTCAGGACATGGCGCATTCTTGTTGAAACCAATGGAGCAATACGCAGAGGACCCAGGAAGGACAGGATCGCCTCTTTCCACCCCTTGccgctccctgccctcccccagtcCCAGTGCTGCCGCGGGGGAGAGGAGACGAATCCAACATGATGAGACAGTTGTCACCCCCGGCCACGTCGATAACCTCACATGGACACAGCACCCAAAGCCCACATCCGGGTCCTGTGAATGCGACACCGCTGGGCCAGACGCCCCCACTGGCCTCCACCCGCCCCCGCTCATCAGCCTCATGTCTGCAGAGGGCTCAGAATTCCTGAGCCTGTCCCCTCACCTGGGACACGGGACTCGAAATGCCCACTCACCCGGTGCTTCGGGGGTTCAGTGAAACCCCACGTAGCAACACTTGGCTGGGGATCAGGCACAAGCAGAAGCTCCGGCTACTTGAGGGTCGACTGTATACACTCAGAGGCACATGGGACCTCCACGACGCCCACGTGGCGTCAGTTCGGCCGCCCTGTGTCTCCTGCGCATGCGCGTGGACATCCTGCTGAGATGAGGGCTTGGGAGTCCCTGAGGAAGGTCAGCATGTCCCACAGAGAGGAACCGTTGTGCGGGCTGCTGGTGCCCTCACTGCCCTCTGTCTCATTGCTATTCTCGTCCTGGCCGGCGGGACAAGAGAGCTTTGTTGAGGGGACCAGGAAAAGATCCGGCTGGACGTGTTTGGACACACCACCCCTGTGGACATCCAGACAGACCCCTGCACAAAGCCAGGGACAGGCAGGAGGCTTGGCATGGGGCGGGGAGTGAGTTCAGGTGCATGTGATGATGAAGTTGATGATGACGGCTGCTAACACTCAACACTCGGGTCCAGGCCCCATACCTACACATAACATTGTTATGTCATCTCATCTGAGGAGGGACGCTCCattttcatcctcattttacagatgggcaaaGGGAGGCTCAGGGATGCAAACTGACCTGCCCCGGGCCACACGgctggtaaatggcagagccaatATTTGAACCCTGAGCCCCCTGGGTCATACCCGTAAAGCCATCTGCTTCTTCAAGACAAGTCATACGGGACGACAGGGAAAGGCCATTTACATTATAGCAGGCATACTGGGTTCAAATGCCTGCTCATCTCTtactctctgggtctcagcttctCTTTCTTGAAAATGAGGATAAGAGTACCCCTTCCTCCCGTGGTGTGTTTCCTgggtgcctactatgtgccaagcacacGCTAGGGCTGGGAAGTGCAGGATCCCAGGCTATCCTCCTGCAAGCCCTTGGGAACAGTCTTGGGAAGCAGGTGTTGTTCCCACCAGCGAGTGAAGAAGCTGagaatgggaagggaaggggccaATGGGGGAGAGCCAGGAGGAAGCTGCCAGCAGAAGctcagccagcttccccctcGCCTCCTGGAAGCCCCAGGGCAGCGGGCCAGGGGCGGGGCTTGGCGGGGGGCGTGGCCATCCCTGGGCCCTCATTGGCTGCCCGGAGGCGCCCTGGGAATAAAGCCCGGGACCAAAGCCCCAGATCCGTAGCCCCTGGGACAATTCCGGAGACATTCTACCTGTCCATCTACCCTCCATCTCTCTGAGGACTCTCTACCCAGCCTTTCCATCTAGACCGTCTCCAGCCCATCCCTTCCCCGACTACTCCCTCCAGCTCCACCACCTTGGGCAGGTAAGTACCCGCTCCTCCCCCATTTGCAATCTGGAGTGCCtgtggccaggggcagggggaagaggttGCTGGGAAAGAGGAGATAGAGTCATTTGAGCGTAAAAACCCatgctctgaagccagactggCTGGGTCGGCATCtagctctgggcctcagtgttctcatctctaaaatggggataataacagacGCTTCCTCGTAAGGTTGTTGTAAAGATGAAATGATCATGCACTTAAAATGTCCAGTCAGATATAACAATAGTTCGTTTTTATTGAACTCTTGCTTTGAGCTGAGTGAGAGGGGAGTGAGTTCTGACCTAGAGGGGACACGAAGGCAGACTGCAGCTTCCAGTGGCCGCCCTCCTCCACGTTCCGCACAACTTCAAGATGTTGTACTAGAAGGAGTACTAGAAGGAGGGggtctctgcccctcacctgaaGGCAGCCAGACACAGGTGGGGGAGAAGACTTCCCAAATCTACCTGAAAGGGGTCTTGTGGGGCATCCTTCCCACTCCCAACCAGGAGAGCGCCCTGAGGCCAGGGCTTGGCAAGGTGCACAAGGTCCACTGAGCCAGAACGGGGGTGCCATTGTTTCGGGGAGAACCTCCAGGAGGCTAGTTAAAGTTAATTCAAAATGATACGGGATGTTCCTGTAAAGGAGTGCCTCTAGTTCTTGGCTTTGGTTCAAGAGATCTAAAGGAGAACACCCCCTCCCAGGCCCTGAATGTTAGTTAATTCAGACAGACATGAGCTATCCCTGTTTGGGGGTGCTAAGGCTCGTGGGGTGGTCAGGAACCCCATCCCTCACTTGTCTTCTACCCAGGTGTATCTAGCTCAGTCTGGAAGGGCTGGTGGCCAAGCCTAGGGCTGTCCCAGGTGGTGTCATTGGAATTGGGGGGGGGTGCGTGGAGAGAGACAGCCATCCTTGCTTGGCCTTCTAGCATGAGGGAGGACGTTGTGGGGTGGGGACCAGATAGGCTACTCACCCAACCACCTGCTGATCAAAATCTGGCTCAGCCCAAGTTGGGGAGAAtccaggagaagaggaggaaaaagggctGCACGTCTTTGGCCAGACTCTGGGCTACATCAGATTCTCGATCAGACCAGGAGGTCTGAGCCACTCCCATGGTCCTGGAGAGAACATAGCTCCTACGCTAGGCTATCTaaattcaaatcctgcctcccccatcccccaagctgtgtggccttgggcaagtcacattaATATTCTAGTCGCTGTGGCTAGAGTGACAAACCGCCCCAAGGTGTAGGGACCTAAAGCAAGAGCAATCATTGTTGCAATCATTGCTTAACTGGGTTCAGCAGGCAGTTCTCACTGGGGTCTCTCAGACATCTGCCCTGTGATGTGTGATGGTAGGTGATGTCTCAAGGTCACCTCCCATGTCTGACAGGAGATACTGGCCATCCGCTGTCAGGTAGACTATCTACATGTGCCCTCTGCGTGAGGCCTGGTCTTACTCCCATCATGGCAGCCGGGGTTGGAGACGGAGCTGCCGGAGAGAGACAGCCAGGCGGAGGCTGTGTCCCCTTCTATGACCTCGCCTTGGGAGGGGGGCTGGAGTGGAGCCGGCCCACTTGGGCTCCAGAGAGCAGACCGTGCCATCTCTTCCCAGCTCCACGCTCAGTGATGTCATGTTGGTAGCTTGAAAGTGGCCTTGGGGAAGGTCATGTACAGCACAGAAATGCGCACACAGCAAATCAGGGCTTGATTTTTCTTTGCGGAGTCTGTTGTTAAATATTCATCCACACTGCGATGCTTGGAGGCCACAGAGTGTCCCTTCCACCTAGAGCCACAGGCCAGCTGCTCCTCCAGCGtccctgagcaggaagcacagACCCCACCTCTCACTGGGAAAAGCATCTGTGTCACATCATAAGAGATGTGTGTGGGATGGGACGAGCTTTGCAGTGGTCATCCTGGGAAACACAATCTGAGCCTTGTTTCTTATCAGAATGGACTAATAACGTACCTCCTGCGATTATTAAAAGGACTACATGCATTAATATCTATAAAGCTTAAAACAGTGTGTGGCACATGGTAATCACTTTAGAAATgattattacataataaaataattattacaaaaaGTCTACTCTAACTGGGGATGGGGCTTTCAGAAGGTcagtatgaaaaaaatacatgcatttaaatAGGTATTTCCTATGCAcaataaaacattcaaaaagCACAAAAGGGATGCTGAGTGCCAGCCCTCTCCACAAAAGCCCCTCGCCCTCATGAGTTTCTTGCATATTTCCCAAGATGTTCTAGCACATAAAAGCTtatggattttgtgtgtgtgtgtgtgtgtgtgtgtgtgtgtccccatgtTTTTGCACAAATAAACTACACCTGCTATCCTGCCCCTTTTTAGCACTGAACCATCTTTGAAACTCACTCTGACTCAGCACCTATAAATCCATCCTCATCTCATGTCCCTTGAAATGTCCAAGGTCTGAGTGTTATTTCTGAAGTTCACAGCTTCCCAgcgtgttgtgtgtgtgtgtgtggggggtccttgtccccattttacagatgaggcagctGAGGCTGAGGCAGGATTGCTTGCATGATGTCCCCTGGTGAGTAGGCAGCTCAGCTGGTATTTGAATTCAGGTCTCCAGGATGCTCCtcatctgggctcttccctcaGCCTCATGGGAAGCGAGGGGAGGGGTCACTCGCAGGCATGCTGAGGGCTACATGGCAGCGGCCAGCACCATGGCCAGCTCTCCTGACCATCTGggtgtccttccttcctcccagcgATGACGTCTGGAGAGCCCCTGCACGTCAAGACCCCCATCCGTGACAGCATGTCCCTGTCCAAAGTGGCAGGCACCAGTGTCTACCTCAAGATGGACAGTGCCCAACCTTCGGGCTCCTTCAAGATCCGCGGCATTGGACACCTGTGCAAGAATGTACGGGCGGGGCTCTGCATCTTTGGAGCGGGGGTGGCTGGTCCTTTTTCCTCAGCGGGGCCAGGCCAGCGTGGTGTGCTGACTCCCACAATGCTCCAGTATCTGCTAGTAGCACTCCCTCTAGAGAAGGAGTGCCCACCCCGGAGGGTCTCCTCGTGGACTGATCCCAGAGCTGTCATttgcctgcttccctcactgTCCGCCCCTGCAACACTTCCCTGAGCCAGTCTCTTTGGGAGAAGTGATGTCATCTGAGAGGCTAGGGCAGCGCAAAATCTGTATGAAGGAAGGAGAGGCCAGTGTATACTGGAATCACTGGGAAGCACTCCAGGTGTGGCAGGGAGAGCCCAGGGGAAGACTGGGAGGAGGGCCTCACCCTCCCCACCTTGTCTCTACAGTGGGCTGAGCAAGGCTGTGAACATTTCGTCTGCTCCTCGGGTAAGTggtctgcctgcctcctcctgtgTCCTGCTGCGTGTCCCTGGGCCAGGCGCTCTACCTCTCTGGGCCCTGGTGACCCGAGCAACGAGCCAGGACAAACATCCCCAGTAGCCCCAGTTTGGAATTCCAGGGGGAGGCAAGTAGTCCCTCAGGGAGGTGTTCAGAGTCCCGAGGTTGGAGATGAGCGGTCCCGGTCGGGCTCCCAGGCCCTCCTGCCCTGACACACTCTCCACCCCCCGTCCCTGGCAGCGGGCAACGCGGGCTTGGCAGCCGCCTATGCTGCTAGGAAGCTGGGGATCCCCGCCACCATCGTGGTGCCCAGCACCACACCTGCCCTCACCATCGAGCGGCTCAAGAATGAGGGTGCCATAGTCAAGGTGGTAGGTGAGGTGAGTACCAACCCAGGGCAGGGGCCGCGGAGGGCGTCTGGTGGCAGGGCAGGgtcccccagcccctcaccccctccGACCTCTGCTGTGATCTTGCAGACATTGGACGAGGCCTTCGAGCTGGCCAAGGCCCTGGCAAAGAACAACCCAGGCTGGGTCTACATTCCTCCCTTTGATGACCCCCTCATCTGGTATGTGGAGCCCAGAGTCCCCTGGCGTAGGTGGGGTCCATCTCCCATACCACTGGGTGGGCACCTGCCACAATGCATGTCATCACCCCACGGGCACAGCAGTTATATGTGCTGGGCATGCCAACGGGCACGAGAGCAGGTGCACACGCACGGGTGCCAGTGCCCGTTCCCTGCGGCCATGAGGGCACGTATGAGCTCAGATGCACACGTACCTGTAGCCAGGTCCCCAGAAAGCTGACCCCAAGACAAAGATTTCAGGGAAAGCAGTTTGCCTGGGGAATGACGCAAcagagaagggggcagggagccaAGGCCAGAAGAGAGCCGATAAAGGGTTCTCAGGGGCAGGCAGACCTCAGTGGACGGCCAGAGCTTACTCCATCAGGGGGGCCCCTGGGAGCCAGTGTGGAACCCAAACCAGAGTGATCCAGCTTGTGTGGGAGAGGGTGCTGGGAGCTTATACACCACTGCCACCATTCCGGGTGGCCACAGGCATTGGCTGAAGGCCGCTCTCCAGGGCTGTCATCCCCTCCTACATTTGCAGGCAGCTCCAATAGCCAGAGGAAGCTGTTGCGTGGGCATGGGGATGCTGGCGGCTGGAAAtcagggaggagctggggagggggtgactAGCCCAAAGCCCCTCGGCTGCCTGGGATGAGGACAAGGGGCATCTCTAGGGCCCCTGTGTGGGGTCTCCAGGGAGCCCAGCCTTAACTCCCCCCCATCCTCCAGGGAAGGCCACACTTCCATCGTGAGGGAGCTGAAGGAGACGCTGAGCGCCAAGCCAGGGGCCATCGCGCTGTCGGTGGGTGGCGGGGGCCTGCTGTGCGGAGTGGTCCAGGGTCTgcaggaggtgggctggggggaCGTGCCTATCATCGCCATGGAGACCATTGGAGCCCACAGCTTCCACACTGCCACCACTGCTGGCAAGCTCGTCTCCCTGCCCCAGGTTACCAGGTGAGCAGCAGGGCTGCCTCCGTTAGCTGTTCATGAGCCTTGGGGAGCCCACCTCAGGGCTGGCTGCGAGGTAGACCCTCCCATGtcagtcccattttacagatgaggaaaccgaggctctgGTCACTTGCCCGAAGTCACACAGCCACGAGTGGTACTGCTGGGACTGGACCCGAGTCTGCGTGACTCACTACTGTGAACGTCATGCTTTCTCACACGAAGAGTCCAATATTAAGCATGTATTGACTGCCCTGTGGCAGGGTTTTGCACACCTCATTCATTTGCTAATCATTTATTGGGCCCCTCCTATATGCAAGCACTGCCAATCCTAGGCCAGAGTGGTGAATAACACAGCCCCTGCTCCCAAGTTCATATCCCAGCCCCCAACCTTTGACAGATGGTATTTAATTAGGATTAGGTTTGTCACATTATATAGGAGCCCCAAATAACAGTGTCTTAAACCAGATTGAACTTTACTTCATCtcttacataaaatgaaaaaaaagtgtcTACAGGTAGGCAGTCCCGGGGCTCCAAGAAGCCAGGGCACAGGTCCCTTGAGTTTGTTCTCCATCATCCTTATCAAATAGCCCTATGGCCCAAAATAGCTGCTTAAGTGCCGACTATCACACCCACGCTCCATCTGtcaggagaaagggagggcagAAGTGATGCCCCTTCCCTTTAAAGACAGACACAGTACTCCCAGTTAcctctcattggccagaacttagtcacatggccacagctactgcaagggaggctgggaaatatcTTCTTACCAGGTCTCCACGTGTGCAGCTAGAATAGATATTGGGTAGATAAGTCCTTaccacacagagggaagactgcGCCCAAAATTCTGGATTCCTGAGCCTGGCACGCAGGAGCTACCACGTTGGGCTCTGATCCTGCACTGTTAGGATTGAGGAAATAATTGTCAAGTGCCTACTGTGAGCTATGCCAGGCTTAGGACTAAGGTGGTTCAGGCCCCAGGTGCTCCTGGGCAAGATGGGAATAGAAAGTGATGACTCCAGGGAGCGGGGAGAAAGTGAACGCACTGATGATGAGTGCAGGTCCTGGAGGTACAAGGATCCTGCTTGAAGTGCTCCCACCACCACTGCCTAGGCACataactttgggcaagtgacCGGCACACTCTCTGCCTGGATTTCCTCTCCCATTAAAATCGAACCAACGAATAGCAAAAatggttgtgagaattaaataatgcCTGCAAAATCCTTGGCACTTAATACTTGTGCAAGAAATTGTCACTATGCCTGCGTCATGGGGAGGACCCTTTGAGGAGGTGGCCTTAATCCTGAGCCCTGAAGGACAGGGCCAGACCTGGGCGGGCAGAGCCCTTTCAAGGAACCACAAGGCGGTCTGTCTGGCGTTTGTTCCTCAGTGGGTGTTGAGCACAATATGCTATTTACCCCCAGTCAAGCCTCTGTGCCTTATTAGAAAAGACTTCACTGTCGGGGAGCCTGCCCACGGACCCCgcttccctgctccctctcaaatccgtctttctctttccatccctcctcatcccaatctctgcctcccccctccctcctgtttCCCCCATTCCCCTCCTTTTCTCCATCCCCATCTCTCCCAGTGTGGCCAAGGCCCTGTGCGTGAAGACCGTGGGGGCTCAGGCCCTGAAGCTATTTCAGGAACACCCCATCTTCTCTGAAGTCATCTCGGACCAGGAGGCTGTGGCTGCCATTGAGAAGTTCGTGGGTATGTGCTGCGTCCTTTCAAGACCCGATCTGCTAGCTCAGGAACTAACTGGCTATCCACGTGGCATCCTAAGAGATCCCATTCCCTGCAAATTTTCCCGACAGTCCTATCTCCCACCCCGATCTCCCACCCCTTCCTAGAACTTCCCACTTGTGAAAGGTAATACGGTGCAGTTATAGAATTAGAAAGACCAAAGCCACAAGTGAAGAAGTAAGTTTGATAACCATGACAGCAGGGAAtagcaattaaatatttttaaatgcgaACTTTGAGCTTCCTGATAGCCCTGGTGAAAAGGGAAAGTATGGGCCTCAAGCCCGGCTTCAGAAATGGGTCTGTAAGTAGACTGGTTTCCTTCTGGGTTCAGTCTAGGTCAGGGAtgacacatgtat
This DNA window, taken from Mustela erminea isolate mMusErm1 chromosome 13, mMusErm1.Pri, whole genome shotgun sequence, encodes the following:
- the SDS gene encoding L-serine dehydratase/L-threonine deaminase; this translates as MTSGEPLHVKTPIRDSMSLSKVAGTSVYLKMDSAQPSGSFKIRGIGHLCKNWAEQGCEHFVCSSAGNAGLAAAYAARKLGIPATIVVPSTTPALTIERLKNEGAIVKVVGETLDEAFELAKALAKNNPGWVYIPPFDDPLIWEGHTSIVRELKETLSAKPGAIALSVGGGGLLCGVVQGLQEVGWGDVPIIAMETIGAHSFHTATTAGKLVSLPQVTSVAKALCVKTVGAQALKLFQEHPIFSEVISDQEAVAAIEKFVDDEKILVEPACGAALAAVYSRVIQKLQGEGRLRAPLSSVVVIVCGGSNISLGQLQALKEQLGMKNGLPK